In Nocardioides ginsengisegetis, a single window of DNA contains:
- the murJ gene encoding murein biosynthesis integral membrane protein MurJ: MSDRVDGEDQQVLASSALMAAGTVVSRLSGFVRSFLLAAALGNMLHADLFTIGNTIPNMLYILLAGGVFNAVLVPQLVRAMKHDPDGGEAYTNRVITLAALFLAAVSVALVLAAPQVMSLYLDSSFSCANLADQRESVIDFARYCLPQVFFYGMFVLVGQILNSRGRFGPMMWAPIANNVISVAVLAIYLLAFGPVPQTQLSSAYSSHQELLLGLGSTLGIAAQLFILVPYLRKAGFTFRPRFDFRNSGLGHTLRLGIWTVLFVVVNQVAYTVVVKLASGGTSAGGCGPHPATEGTGYTVYSSTFLIMMVPHSIITVSLATAILPQLSRRATDGDLPGLARSLASTLRTALSVVVPFALLLPLIALDLSHVVWGHGAASSNFDLYAPSLALFGPGLVFFTVHYLMLRGFYALERTRTVFWIQCAVAGSNIAAALLLVARTDPRHTSPALVVAYTVSYVVGSLISYAVLRRLLGGLRTPELVRFVVRLGIAALVSSAVALVVAWLLHGLAEDPYWVLAALRALVVTVVDVAVFVVMARVLRLTEVTSVIDTVTRRFPSARKS, translated from the coding sequence ATGAGCGACCGGGTCGACGGGGAGGACCAGCAGGTCCTCGCCTCCAGCGCGCTCATGGCCGCCGGCACCGTGGTCTCCCGCCTCAGTGGCTTCGTCCGGTCGTTCCTGCTGGCGGCGGCGCTCGGCAACATGCTGCACGCCGACCTGTTCACGATCGGCAACACGATCCCGAACATGCTCTACATCCTGCTGGCCGGCGGCGTCTTCAACGCCGTGCTCGTGCCGCAGCTGGTCCGCGCCATGAAGCACGACCCGGACGGCGGCGAGGCCTACACCAACCGGGTGATCACGCTGGCCGCGCTCTTCCTGGCGGCCGTGTCGGTCGCGCTCGTGCTGGCGGCGCCACAGGTGATGTCGCTCTACCTCGACAGCTCGTTCTCCTGCGCCAACCTCGCCGACCAGCGGGAGTCGGTCATCGACTTCGCCCGCTACTGCCTGCCGCAGGTCTTCTTCTACGGCATGTTCGTGCTGGTCGGGCAGATCCTGAACTCGCGCGGCCGGTTCGGCCCGATGATGTGGGCACCGATCGCCAACAACGTCATCTCGGTGGCGGTGCTGGCGATCTACCTGCTCGCCTTCGGCCCGGTCCCCCAGACCCAGCTCTCCTCGGCGTACTCCTCCCACCAGGAGCTGCTGCTCGGCCTCGGCTCGACGCTCGGCATCGCGGCCCAGCTGTTCATCCTCGTGCCCTACCTCCGGAAGGCCGGCTTCACGTTCCGCCCCCGCTTCGACTTCCGCAACAGCGGCCTGGGCCACACGCTCCGCCTGGGCATCTGGACCGTGCTGTTCGTCGTGGTGAACCAGGTCGCCTACACCGTCGTGGTCAAGCTCGCCTCGGGCGGTACGTCGGCGGGCGGCTGTGGCCCGCACCCGGCGACCGAGGGCACCGGCTACACCGTCTACTCCTCGACGTTCCTGATCATGATGGTCCCGCACTCGATCATCACCGTCTCGCTGGCGACCGCGATCCTGCCGCAGCTCTCCCGCCGGGCCACCGACGGCGACCTCCCCGGCCTGGCCCGGTCCCTGGCGTCCACCCTGCGCACGGCCCTGTCGGTCGTGGTGCCCTTCGCGCTGCTGCTGCCGCTGATCGCGCTGGACCTGTCCCACGTCGTGTGGGGCCACGGCGCCGCGTCGTCCAACTTCGACCTCTACGCGCCGTCGCTGGCGCTGTTCGGGCCGGGCCTGGTCTTCTTCACCGTCCACTACCTGATGCTGCGCGGCTTCTACGCGCTCGAGCGGACCCGCACGGTCTTCTGGATCCAGTGCGCCGTCGCCGGCTCCAACATCGCCGCCGCGCTGCTCCTCGTCGCCCGCACCGACCCCCGGCACACCTCGCCCGCCCTCGTGGTCGCCTACACGGTCTCCTACGTCGTGGGCTCCCTCATCTCGTACGCCGTCCTGCGCCGGCTCCTCGGCGGCCTCCGCACGCCCGAGCTGGTCCGGTTCGTGGTCCGGCTCGGCATCGCCGCCCTCGTCTCCAGCGCCGTCGCGCTGGTCGTCGCCTGGCTGCTGCACGGCCTCGCCGAGGACCCGTACTGGGTGCTGGCCGCCCTCCGGGCCCTGGTCGTGACGGTCGTGGACGTCGCCGTCTTCGTCGTGATGGCCCGTGTCCTCCGGCTCACGGAAGTGACCTCCGTCATCGACACCGTCACCCGGCGGTTCCCCTCCGCCCGCAAGTCCTGA
- a CDS encoding NADPH-dependent F420 reductase yields MKIAVLGTGMVGQAVAGGLTRVGHHVVIGTRDPEATLARTDTDGMGNPPFSAWHAEHGDVELATYADATSGADLVVLAGNGFAALDMVTAAGADNLAGKVLVDISNPLDFSAGFPPSLFVKDTDSLGEQIQRAFPDVRVVKSLNTLTAPLMVDPKLLDESTTVFVSGDDADAKATVTDLLASLGHDDVIDLGGIETARGTEMFLPLWLRTMGALGTGMFNVKVVR; encoded by the coding sequence ATGAAGATCGCAGTTCTCGGCACCGGCATGGTCGGCCAGGCAGTGGCCGGTGGCCTCACGCGCGTGGGTCACCACGTCGTCATCGGCACCCGCGACCCGGAGGCCACGCTGGCCCGCACCGACACCGACGGCATGGGCAACCCGCCGTTCTCGGCCTGGCACGCCGAGCACGGTGACGTCGAGCTCGCCACCTACGCCGACGCCACGTCCGGTGCCGACCTCGTGGTGCTGGCCGGCAACGGGTTCGCCGCCCTGGACATGGTCACCGCCGCCGGTGCCGACAACCTCGCCGGCAAGGTGCTCGTCGACATCTCCAACCCGCTCGACTTCTCCGCCGGCTTCCCGCCGAGCCTGTTCGTCAAGGACACCGACTCGCTGGGCGAGCAGATCCAGCGCGCCTTCCCCGACGTGCGCGTGGTCAAGTCGCTCAACACGCTCACCGCCCCGCTGATGGTCGACCCGAAGCTGCTGGACGAGAGCACCACCGTCTTCGTCTCGGGCGACGACGCCGATGCCAAGGCCACGGTCACCGACCTGCTCGCCTCGCTCGGCCACGACGACGTCATCGACCTCGGCGGGATCGAGACCGCACGCGGCACCGAGATGTTCCTGCCGCTGTGGCTGCGCACCATGGGCGCGCTCGGCACCGGCATGTTCAACGTCAAGGTCGTGCGCTGA
- a CDS encoding TetR family transcriptional regulator, protein MTSPSARDRILDTAFGLFYARGIRAVGVDLIIAESGVAKATFYKHFPAKDELVLAYLDRVDGIWSGQLRAAAEAAGPDPADQLVGLFDALTSACRRESYRGCAFINAAAEAMPGTPVHDRTVAHKQSVLAWLRELTAAAGAIDPDGLARSLALLLDGGLADGALSADIEAAAAARRTAEVLVAATVPAA, encoded by the coding sequence GTGACCTCTCCGTCGGCCCGGGACCGCATCCTCGACACGGCCTTCGGGCTCTTCTACGCCCGCGGCATCAGGGCCGTCGGCGTCGACCTGATCATCGCCGAGTCCGGCGTGGCCAAGGCGACCTTCTACAAGCACTTCCCGGCCAAGGACGAGCTGGTGCTCGCCTACCTGGACCGGGTCGACGGGATCTGGAGCGGACAACTGCGCGCGGCCGCCGAGGCCGCCGGACCGGACCCCGCCGACCAGCTGGTCGGCCTCTTCGACGCGCTGACCAGCGCGTGCCGGCGGGAGAGCTACCGGGGCTGCGCCTTCATCAACGCCGCCGCCGAGGCGATGCCGGGCACGCCCGTCCACGACCGGACGGTCGCCCACAAGCAGTCGGTCCTCGCGTGGCTGCGGGAGCTGACGGCGGCGGCCGGGGCGATCGACCCGGACGGCCTGGCGCGCTCGCTGGCGCTGCTCCTCGACGGTGGGCTGGCCGACGGCGCGTTGTCGGCGGACATCGAGGCGGCGGCCGCGGCCCGGCGCACCGCGGAGGTGCTGGTGGCGGCGACCGTGCCGGCTGCCTGA
- a CDS encoding DUF6049 family protein, protein MVRPASLLPALVAAAAALTGPLALAGPACALPVPETSSIAAGSAVRTALHAAAPRPRAGAAPRYDAPLDVSIDTLTPAYVPRRGPIRVTGSVTNNSDEVWTDVRAYSFISSTPMTSAEELKDAAAVDPEEYVGDRITEPGTFDTIDQIDPGASAPYSIKVPRKDLPVSAAGVYWFGVHALGATPEGRVDGADGRARTFLPLVDPTRKSVDTALVVPLRRDISWAPDGSLEDGPGWTDDLAPGGRLRSLVDFGASAGSRPITWLLDPALPDAVRRLADGNAPRSIAPTDTTDPGATESPSPSDSASPSDGATTADQQAADSAATVAGDAWLDRLHDALRNSEILALPYGDLDVSAAAASDPGLYERARRRSGTTLAPWGLSMHPAIGAPSGYLSTQAIHLADPSDTVLVTDRMIDGDAPTVARAPGHTLVTTSNAASTGGPGPEDRLTSVALRQRIVSEAALRLLEPGRPPLVVVLPHDWVPTDTSGFFEGLDIPWLDLTTVSGAASRTGRPVPEDALHYPQRQADRELDVANFTSAEALVDAGKTLQNVLTQNTTVARAVADQAMTSTSYSARLHPDGSRASADRSREWIDGQLASIAVEAPSAVTLSSTTGRFAATVSNGLDQPVTVRIKALSDQPMTIEGPQEVVVAPHGRNTVLLNAHTSTLGVHNVTLVVTDLDGTPLGSSDQLPIRSAQVSTVIWVILGTGVVLLFGAIAVRLVRRVRAARRARSAAGSVA, encoded by the coding sequence ATGGTCCGCCCCGCGTCGCTCCTGCCTGCCCTCGTGGCGGCCGCGGCGGCGCTGACGGGTCCCCTCGCGCTCGCGGGACCGGCCTGCGCGCTGCCCGTCCCCGAGACCAGCAGCATCGCCGCGGGCTCGGCCGTGCGCACCGCCCTGCACGCCGCGGCGCCGCGTCCCCGCGCCGGAGCGGCCCCGCGTTACGACGCCCCGCTCGACGTCTCGATCGACACGTTGACCCCGGCCTACGTGCCGCGTCGCGGCCCGATCCGGGTCACCGGCTCGGTCACCAACAACTCCGACGAGGTGTGGACCGACGTCCGCGCCTACTCCTTCATCTCGAGCACGCCGATGACCAGTGCCGAGGAGCTCAAGGACGCCGCGGCCGTCGACCCCGAGGAGTACGTCGGCGACCGGATCACCGAGCCCGGCACCTTCGACACGATCGACCAGATCGACCCGGGCGCCAGCGCGCCGTACTCCATCAAGGTCCCCCGCAAGGACCTCCCCGTCAGCGCGGCCGGCGTCTACTGGTTCGGGGTGCACGCCCTGGGGGCGACTCCCGAGGGCCGCGTCGACGGCGCAGACGGCCGCGCCCGGACCTTCCTCCCCCTGGTGGACCCCACCCGCAAGAGCGTCGACACGGCCCTGGTGGTGCCGCTGCGCCGCGACATCTCCTGGGCACCCGACGGCAGCCTCGAGGACGGTCCGGGGTGGACCGACGACCTCGCCCCCGGCGGGCGGCTCCGCTCCCTGGTCGACTTCGGGGCCTCGGCCGGCTCCCGCCCGATCACCTGGCTGCTCGACCCCGCCCTGCCCGACGCGGTGCGCCGGCTGGCCGACGGCAACGCGCCCCGCTCGATCGCCCCGACCGACACCACCGACCCGGGCGCGACGGAGTCCCCGAGCCCGTCCGACTCGGCCAGCCCGAGCGACGGGGCCACGACTGCCGACCAGCAGGCCGCCGACAGCGCGGCCACCGTCGCCGGCGACGCCTGGCTCGACCGCCTCCACGACGCGCTGCGCAACAGCGAGATCCTCGCCCTTCCCTACGGCGACCTGGACGTCTCCGCCGCGGCGGCGAGCGACCCCGGCCTCTACGAGCGCGCCCGGCGACGCAGCGGCACCACCCTCGCGCCCTGGGGGCTGTCCATGCACCCGGCCATCGGCGCGCCCAGCGGCTACCTCTCCACCCAGGCCATCCACCTGGCCGACCCCTCCGACACGGTGCTGGTCACCGACCGGATGATCGACGGCGACGCCCCGACCGTGGCCCGCGCGCCCGGCCACACGCTGGTGACCACCTCCAACGCGGCGTCGACCGGAGGCCCCGGTCCGGAGGACCGGCTGACGTCGGTCGCGCTGCGCCAGCGGATCGTGAGCGAGGCGGCCCTGCGGCTGCTCGAGCCCGGCCGGCCCCCGCTGGTCGTGGTGCTGCCCCACGACTGGGTGCCCACCGACACCAGCGGCTTCTTCGAGGGCCTCGACATCCCGTGGCTCGACCTCACGACCGTCTCCGGAGCCGCGAGCCGCACCGGCCGGCCGGTCCCCGAGGACGCGCTGCACTACCCCCAGCGACAGGCCGACCGCGAGCTCGACGTCGCCAACTTCACCTCGGCCGAGGCGCTGGTCGACGCGGGCAAGACCCTCCAGAACGTGCTGACCCAGAACACCACGGTCGCCCGCGCGGTCGCGGACCAGGCGATGACCTCCACGTCGTACTCCGCCCGGCTGCACCCCGACGGCTCGCGCGCCTCGGCGGACCGCTCCCGGGAGTGGATCGACGGCCAGCTCGCCTCCATCGCCGTCGAGGCACCGAGCGCGGTGACGCTCTCCAGCACCACGGGCAGGTTCGCGGCGACGGTCAGCAACGGCCTCGACCAGCCGGTGACGGTCCGGATCAAGGCGCTGTCCGACCAGCCGATGACGATCGAGGGACCCCAGGAGGTCGTCGTCGCACCCCACGGCCGCAACACCGTCCTGCTCAACGCCCACACCAGCACGCTGGGCGTCCACAACGTCACGCTCGTCGTCACCGACCTCGACGGCACCCCGCTCGGGTCCTCCGACCAGCTCCCGATCCGCTCGGCCCAGGTCAGCACGGTGATCTGGGTGATCCTCGGCACCGGCGTCGTCCTGCTCTTCGGCGCGATCGCCGTCCGTCTCGTACGCCGCGTGCGCGCCGCCCGCCGCGCCCGCTCGGCCGCCGGGTCGGTCGCATGA
- a CDS encoding CCA tRNA nucleotidyltransferase, whose protein sequence is MPPLQLTDVQRSVASELDRIAPVIDELGRRFADAGHELSLVGGPVRDAMLGRHHNDLDLSTSARPEQTERLLKGWAEAIWDMGRAFGTIGCRKGEWQVEITTYRSESYDPSSRKPDVDFGDSLVGDLGRRDFTVNAMAVRVPGREVEDPYGGVVDLAHRVLRTPGRPEDSFSDDPLRMMRAARFAAQLGFTVDESVVAAMTAMADRIEIISAERVRDELVKLVCAPYPRLGLALLVETGLAERVLPELPALALERDEHHRHKDVYEHTLTVLEQAIDLEPRLPGEGPDFVSRFAALMHDVGKPRTRRFVDDGTVTFHHHDVVGAKITRKRMKALRFSNDDIEAVSKLVELHLRFHGYGTGEWTDSAVRRYVRDAGDQLERLHVLTRADCTTRNQRKADRLRRTYDELEERIARLSEEEELASIRPDLDGNQIMQILGIGPGREVGQAYQHLLELRMDLGPMTEEQARDHLLTWWAARG, encoded by the coding sequence ATGCCCCCACTCCAGCTGACCGACGTCCAGCGGTCGGTCGCTTCGGAGCTGGACCGGATCGCCCCGGTCATCGACGAGCTCGGCCGCCGCTTCGCGGACGCGGGCCACGAGCTGTCCCTCGTGGGCGGCCCGGTGCGCGACGCGATGCTCGGTCGCCACCACAACGACCTCGACCTCAGCACGTCCGCGCGCCCCGAGCAGACCGAGCGGCTGCTCAAGGGCTGGGCCGAGGCGATCTGGGACATGGGCCGCGCGTTCGGCACCATCGGCTGCCGCAAGGGCGAGTGGCAGGTCGAGATCACGACGTACCGCTCGGAGTCCTACGACCCCTCCTCCCGCAAGCCCGACGTGGACTTCGGCGACTCGCTCGTCGGCGACCTCGGCCGCCGCGACTTCACCGTCAACGCGATGGCGGTGCGGGTCCCCGGTCGTGAGGTCGAGGACCCGTACGGCGGGGTCGTCGACCTCGCCCACCGGGTGCTGCGCACGCCGGGCAGGCCCGAGGACTCCTTCTCCGACGACCCGCTGCGGATGATGCGGGCCGCGCGGTTCGCCGCCCAGCTCGGCTTCACCGTCGACGAGTCCGTGGTCGCGGCGATGACCGCGATGGCCGACCGGATCGAGATCATCTCCGCCGAGCGGGTCCGCGACGAGCTGGTGAAGCTGGTGTGCGCGCCCTACCCGCGCCTGGGGCTGGCGCTCCTGGTGGAGACGGGCCTGGCGGAGCGGGTGCTGCCCGAGCTGCCCGCGCTGGCGCTGGAGCGGGACGAGCACCACCGGCACAAGGACGTCTACGAGCACACGCTGACCGTGCTGGAGCAGGCCATCGATCTCGAGCCGCGGCTGCCCGGGGAGGGCCCGGACTTCGTCTCCCGCTTCGCCGCGCTCATGCACGACGTCGGCAAGCCGCGGACGCGGCGATTCGTCGACGACGGCACCGTGACCTTCCACCACCACGACGTGGTCGGCGCCAAGATCACCCGCAAGCGGATGAAGGCGCTGCGCTTCTCCAACGACGACATCGAGGCGGTCTCGAAGCTGGTCGAGCTGCACCTGCGCTTCCACGGCTACGGCACCGGCGAGTGGACCGACTCGGCCGTCCGGCGCTACGTCCGGGACGCGGGCGACCAGCTCGAGCGCCTGCACGTCCTCACCCGGGCCGACTGCACCACCCGCAACCAACGCAAGGCCGACCGGCTCCGTCGTACGTATGACGAGCTGGAGGAGCGGATCGCCCGGCTCTCGGAGGAGGAGGAGCTGGCCTCGATCCGGCCCGACCTCGACGGCAACCAGATCATGCAGATCCTGGGGATCGGGCCCGGCCGCGAGGTCGGCCAGGCCTACCAGCACCTCCTCGAGCTGCGGATGGACCTCGGCCCGATGACCGAGGAGCAGGCGCGGGACCATCTGCTCACCTGGTGGGCCGCCCGGGGCTGA
- a CDS encoding SRPBCC family protein: protein MSTSTDPSAQIEPLLEETIEVAATPATVWSLVSDLPRMAQWSPQVVKTFVRGGGPVELGTRTFNINRRGLLVWPTQAKVVRFDPHTEIAVRIKDNFTIWSFTLEPTGTGTRITQRRETPDGISSISLKLTDAVMGGQTKFTGELRAGMRQTLERIKAEAEA from the coding sequence ATGAGCACCTCGACCGACCCGTCCGCCCAGATCGAGCCCCTGCTGGAGGAGACCATCGAGGTCGCCGCGACTCCGGCCACCGTCTGGTCCCTCGTCTCCGACCTGCCCCGGATGGCGCAGTGGAGCCCCCAGGTCGTCAAGACCTTCGTCCGCGGCGGCGGCCCGGTCGAGCTGGGCACCCGCACCTTCAACATCAACCGGCGCGGCCTCCTGGTGTGGCCCACGCAGGCCAAGGTCGTGCGGTTCGACCCGCACACGGAGATCGCCGTACGGATCAAGGACAACTTCACCATCTGGTCCTTCACCCTCGAGCCCACCGGGACCGGCACGAGGATCACGCAGCGCCGGGAGACCCCCGACGGCATCTCGTCGATCTCGCTGAAGCTGACCGACGCCGTCATGGGCGGGCAGACGAAGTTCACCGGTGAGCTGCGGGCCGGCATGCGGCAGACCCTGGAGCGGATCAAGGCCGAGGCCGAGGCCTGA
- a CDS encoding protein kinase family protein produces the protein MPNSIRPGDVLADRYRLVDLLAESEGGRFWRAHDKVLQRHVALHVIDADDERAPGLLEAARQSATVPDRRLLRVLDADQVDGLTYVVNEWGSGHSLDVMLADEGPLATRRAAWLVSEVAASLAAAHAVGVAHGRLVPENVIVDRSGSVRIIGFSVDAALHGLPPGRVSTDVADLGGLLYCALTGRWPGVSRSSVPAAPQEHGRLLRPRQVRAGIPRTLDLLCDAVVNPYAVPSSRDGHDLTTAQGIRDALTDFVGDPSGMAEAEVTSRERREGSRGQETARMPVLPPLAEMPEPEPEAEEVPGPVSAPVSDPVDESVPDDAAITSTHDQLPGAAPTPAATPSVDLPTQAGLPIFDDATDDVSWLTARAEKAPPPPPFEPHPERPLFAPDPEDGQPVRKTRPSAATGSRDYWPWDTSTGTGTGAVPVPDEDEDDEVPGRSWLRLAFGILAALVLLVAVLVAYNLGRGKTPLGAEPDDSSSSSAKGTPVASSTPITTLTASDFDPQGDPPEENPDLAPLAVDGDATTAWRTMTYDQNMGPGGLKTGVGLTIDLGESHDVSEVDLTLVGAATGVSIYVTDTAPTGVRGLTPAASVTAAARQRVPLDEPVTGRYVTVWLTSLPQIAGGYRGEIAEVGVRG, from the coding sequence GTGCCGAACTCCATCCGGCCCGGCGACGTCCTCGCCGACCGCTACCGACTCGTCGACCTCCTGGCCGAGAGCGAGGGCGGCCGGTTCTGGCGGGCCCACGACAAGGTGCTGCAGCGCCACGTCGCGCTCCACGTGATCGACGCCGACGACGAGCGGGCGCCCGGGCTCCTCGAGGCCGCCCGGCAGTCCGCGACGGTCCCGGACCGGCGGTTGCTGCGCGTGCTCGACGCCGACCAGGTCGACGGCCTCACCTACGTCGTCAACGAGTGGGGGTCGGGGCACTCCCTCGACGTGATGCTCGCCGACGAGGGCCCCCTCGCCACCCGCCGCGCCGCGTGGCTCGTCTCGGAGGTGGCCGCGTCGCTGGCCGCGGCCCACGCCGTCGGCGTCGCCCACGGCCGGCTGGTCCCCGAGAACGTCATCGTCGACCGCTCCGGCTCGGTGCGCATCATCGGCTTCTCCGTCGACGCGGCCCTGCACGGCCTCCCTCCGGGCCGGGTCTCCACCGACGTCGCCGACCTCGGCGGGCTGCTCTACTGCGCGCTCACCGGCCGGTGGCCGGGGGTCTCCCGCTCGAGCGTGCCCGCCGCACCCCAGGAGCACGGCCGGCTGCTGCGACCCCGCCAGGTCCGGGCGGGCATCCCGCGCACCCTCGACTTGCTCTGCGACGCCGTCGTCAACCCGTACGCCGTGCCCTCGAGCCGCGACGGCCACGACCTGACCACCGCCCAGGGCATCCGCGACGCCCTCACCGACTTCGTGGGCGACCCGTCCGGGATGGCCGAGGCCGAGGTGACCAGCCGCGAGCGCCGCGAGGGCTCGCGCGGGCAGGAGACCGCGCGGATGCCGGTCCTGCCCCCGCTGGCCGAGATGCCCGAGCCGGAGCCCGAGGCCGAGGAGGTCCCGGGCCCGGTGAGCGCGCCGGTGTCCGACCCGGTCGACGAGTCGGTGCCCGACGACGCCGCGATCACCTCGACCCACGACCAGCTGCCCGGGGCCGCGCCGACCCCGGCCGCCACCCCCTCGGTCGACCTGCCCACCCAGGCCGGGCTGCCGATCTTCGACGACGCCACCGACGACGTGTCCTGGCTGACCGCCCGCGCCGAGAAGGCCCCGCCGCCCCCGCCCTTCGAGCCGCACCCCGAGCGCCCGCTCTTCGCCCCCGACCCCGAGGACGGCCAGCCCGTCCGCAAGACCCGGCCGTCGGCGGCGACCGGGTCGCGGGACTACTGGCCGTGGGACACCAGCACCGGCACCGGGACGGGAGCGGTCCCGGTCCCCGACGAGGACGAGGACGACGAGGTCCCCGGTCGCAGCTGGCTGCGCCTGGCCTTCGGGATCCTGGCCGCCCTGGTGCTGCTCGTGGCCGTGCTGGTCGCCTACAACCTCGGCCGGGGCAAGACCCCGCTCGGCGCCGAGCCCGACGACTCGAGCTCCAGCAGCGCCAAGGGCACTCCTGTCGCCTCCAGCACCCCGATCACCACCCTGACCGCCTCCGACTTCGACCCCCAGGGCGACCCGCCGGAGGAGAACCCCGACCTCGCCCCGCTCGCGGTCGACGGCGACGCCACGACGGCCTGGCGGACGATGACCTACGACCAGAACATGGGTCCCGGCGGCCTCAAGACCGGGGTCGGGCTCACCATCGACCTCGGCGAGAGCCACGACGTGTCCGAGGTCGACCTGACGCTCGTGGGTGCCGCCACCGGCGTGAGCATCTACGTCACCGACACCGCACCCACCGGCGTACGCGGCCTGACGCCCGCCGCCAGCGTGACGGCCGCGGCCCGGCAACGGGTGCCCCTCGACGAGCCGGTGACGGGTCGCTACGTCACCGTGTGGCTCACCTCGCTGCCCCAGATCGCGGGCGGTTACCGGGGCGAGATCGCCGAGGTGGGAGTCCGCGGATGA